A stretch of DNA from Gottschalkia acidurici 9a:
TACTTCCTTCATGAACTACTCTTACTGATCCTACATTTACACCTAAGCCTACCTGCTGAGGGTTTGTTCCTGCTCTTCCTCCTTGTGGAGCTGATGCACCTCTTAGTGTTTGACTGAATACTTCCTGAAACGCTACTTGAGATTTTTTAAAACCTACTGTATTTACATTGGCTATATTATTACCTATAACATCCATTTTGAACTGGTGAGCTCTAAGACCTGATACTGCTGTATACATTGACCTTAACATTACTTATTTTCCCCCTTTTTTTATTAGAGCATGTACATCTTCTATCAGTCAGATGTACTTTAGCCTCCTTAACTTAAGGTCCAGCTATATTATTACTGCTCCATCTATATTCGTAAATAAATTATCTTTTAACTGCTCCTGTGTAACTGTAGTTATTATCGTCTTATTTTTGATATTTGCTATAAAAGCTTTGTTTTCCATAAGTATGAGTGCTTCTTTTACTCCTTTTTCCTCAGCTTTTCCTATAGCTCCTTCTATCTTTTCTATGTCTTCATCATTTAAAATTATATTTCTGCTATCCATTCTTTCTTTAGCATGTTTGGAGAATTTTATACTTTTATTTTCACTTTGAATATTACTTAGCATTTCTTCAAAGTTATTTTTATTAGTATTGCTATTTTTGTTTTGAATGGAGTTGTTTTTTATATAGTTTTGAGTTAATGAACCACTATTTATCCTATATAAGTTTATGTTTTTCATGTTCTTCACTCCATATCTTATTTATCACATTTTTATATTTATTATGCAGTTTCTGTTTTATCATCAGATTTATCTGGTACGGTAATATCCTCTTCGCTTTTATCTGGTATGGTAGTATCCTCTTCACCTTTATCTTGACTAGGACTTCCACCGTAAGCTTCTAT
This window harbors:
- a CDS encoding TIGR02530 family flagellar biosynthesis protein — translated: MKNINLYRINSGSLTQNYIKNNSIQNKNSNTNKNNFEEMLSNIQSENKSIKFSKHAKERMDSRNIILNDEDIEKIEGAIGKAEEKGVKEALILMENKAFIANIKNKTIITTVTQEQLKDNLFTNIDGAVII